The DNA segment GGATGCTGAGTTGGATACGCGCTCCGTGTTCTGCTCGCCTCTCAGGACTCCCAAAGTACCGGCGATGACATAGCCATGTGCGTCGCGAGCGACCTGGGACAGAACTCCGCGAAAACGCGGATCATTATCGAAGAACGGCGAAGGCGTCTCCGGCCAGATGATGAGGTCGGGCTGAGGATCTCCTGCCATGCCTTCGCCAGGATGAGGCACGCTCAGCCTCGTCAGGTCAGCCAGCGTATTCTGGAAATATTCATAACTCCAGCCTGTGTCTTTGATAGGAATGTCAGCTTGCACAAGCCGTGCCGTGCCACTGGCCGCTGACTTTGCAGGTTGGAAGTAAGCCCCAGTTTCCAGCAGGCCGCAAAGCAAGATGGTGCCGGCCAGCACGGGAATTCGACGATCCCGCCTTCCCAGAAATGCCGCGGCAAACACCGTGTTTACCAGCAGTATCTCAAACGAGAGTCCCCAAACGCCCGTGACGGTGGCGATCCGCGAGAGGGGAATGTTATCCACCAGCACCGTACCGATCGGGTTCCACAGAAACCCAAATGCATATTGGCGCGACAATTCCAGCGGCACCCAGAAAAGTGGCGCCAGCAGAAGTGCGCGCGTGCCCAGCCCTCTCCAGCCGGCAGCTAACGCGACCAGCAGTCCGAAGGCAGCATGTGAGAGCGCTAGAACCATGCACATCAACACCATCACTCCCATGGCGAGGGGTGTGCTCAGTTTGCCGTAGTTCTTCATCACATTGGCCACCCAGTAACAAGTGCCAATGTGAAAGATCAGCCCATTGGGATAGGCAAGTGCAGCAGCCTGCCAAGCAGTAGCTGGCATCAAGCCTTGCGGTCCACGCCGGGCCGAGAGTACGGCGATCAGAAGGGGCGCAACCGCGATCCAACAAAGGAATGTCCAATTGGGGAGCGGGAAGATCACCACCTGCAGCACACCCGAGATCAACGAGAGCAGCCAGGCGGTGGGCCGGATTGCCTGCAGCGACTGAGGGCGGCGTGGTTCCGGCCTGCGGGAGCCCACTGGCTTCAGTGTTTTCGCGACAACAGCGGACATGAGGACCTGTAAGGATCAGCTCTCAGCTGAGACTGCCAGCCGACGGTACCGATTGAACTCATGATCTCCTATTTTGCGGCAACTGAGCCATTTCCAACGTGCTGCGTTTTGCTTGGTAAATCCGGGCGCCTCGAAGGTTGTGGGACGACGGCATAGGCGTGTCGCGTCCTCCCACGTTGCGCGCGGCTGCTCTGGCGGAACAATCGCTCCCACCTCCACTGGCGAAACCGTGAGGAACTTCTCGTCGATGAGGCCCGCCCGTGACATGTATCCGTATACAGTGGGCCCGCCTTCGCAGAGCAGATAACGAACGTCATGATCCCGCCGCAAAATGCGCACCATTTCCTGCAGATCAACAAGTGTACCTTCCCCCGTGGCAATCACCGTCACCTGCTTGTAGCCCTGAGCTGTTAGCCTGGAAGCGCCGCTGGTGCTAGTCACGATTATTGGCTGCACCAGGTTCCCATCGAAGACCCGGTATTTTCCAAATTCCAGCGACGCCGAGCCTGTCACGAATATGTTCTTCTCGCGGCCGCGCCCGAGGCGTGTTCGCAAGGCGCGCAATTTGTCGTTCATGATGCGAAAGACTGGACCCCGGCTTTCTGTTCCGCCGAGACGCGTTTCTTCACGCAAGGTGCCCATTCCCAGGAGGACGGCATCGGCGTTGGCACGCAGCAGGTCCATCAGCCAACGATCCTCGGCGGATTGGGAAATTGCCATGCCCGACGCATCCAAGCCCAGGAATGAAACGATCCCGTCCAGCGATTGCACAAAATTGGAATAGATCCAGGGACGATCAGACGGCGGTTCAGGAAAGCCAAGACCTCCGTAGGGGGCATAGGCGGCGTCGCTGATCGGCCCAGGCTCACCGTAATCGAACAGAATTTCAAAGTCGCGCATGAGATGCGGGCTAAACACAGGCTATCAGATATTCAGAGAACGACTGCCAGCATCCGCTGAAAACCTACGAGAGCACTATCGAACCGGGGTGTGCACCGCCTCCAGCTTCCCCCGCACGAATTCCACGATCTCGGGAGTGACGTATGTCGGCGGCTCGATCCGGAACATCGGCTTGCCCGCGACTGGCTTCAGCGAGACGCCAGTCCATTGCACGGTATGCCCCTGAGGCTCATGCAGGATGATCGCGTTGGCACGATCTAGAAACTCGCGTGCAGATGCTTTGAAATCTGGGTTCGCGTAGTCCAGGATGGCCAGGTAAAGATCCGGCCGAACGAATTTCATCAGGCTGTTCGATTCGAAAATCACATTCTCGGCTTGCGCAATGATGGTTCGCAGCTTTGGCATGGCTTCTGCCAGGTAGCCTTGACGAGTTCGCGCCCAAAATACTTTCGCCGCCCCCGCAGCCAGAAACCGTGATGTGTCGGAGTCTCCCTTTGGATCCCGTTCCTCAGTAACTGCCCAGGTGTGGTCATCGGATGCACAGTCGCAGTCTTTGCCGTCAGCCGAGCAGATGCCGTGGCCATATTGTGTGAGTTTGATCGCAGTCCACCGTCTATCCCGCAACGCCGCGATCAGGCTCGCAACTACGCTAGTCTTGCCCACGCTGCGCGAATGTCCACCCACCACCACGATCGCCATGGCTACTATTTCTTCCTTGCCAGACGAGCCAAGACCGCCAGTTCTTTCAGATACTCGCGGATCGGCCGTGCTGGCGTCCCCCAGAACAGAATTCCCTTCCCCCGAATAATTTTGTTGCTGGGGACACCGGATTGGGCGCCCAGGATGACTCCTTCCTCTATGCGCACATGATCGGCGATCCCCACTTGGCCCGCCACGACCACATTATCTTCGATGACCGAACTACCGGATACCCCGGTTTGCGCAGCGATGACGACATTCTTTCCGACGCTGACGTTGTGGCCTATGTGCACGAGGTTGTCGATCTTTACGCCGCTGGCGATAACGGTTGCGTCCAGCGCCCCGCGGTCAATGGTGCTGTTGGCGCCAATCTCGACATCATCTCCGATTTCTAATCTTCCGATCTGGGGAAATTTCTGGTACTTTCCAGTGCCTTCGTCGCGAACATACCCGAATCCATCGCTACCCAGAACCGCTCCCGCATGCACGATTACGCGATTGCCCAAGCACGTTCCTGGATATATGGTGACGTTGGGTCGAATATCGCATCCCTCTCCCAGTTGCACGCCTTCTCCAATAACGACTCCTGAATCAATGCGAGTGCCCTCGCCAAGCACAGCTCCGGGCCCGATCACCGAATACATTCCGATCGACACGCCTGGCCCGAGGCCGGATTGGTCGCAAACCACAGCCGTGGGATGGATTCCACCAACCGTGTCCCGGGGTGGCTCCAAGAGGGCGGCAGCCTTGGCGAAGAGCAATCGCGGTTGTTGACCGATGAGCAGAGGCTTACGGCCGTCACTCTGCCGGCCAAAATCACCAGCGATGATGGCGGACGCGGGCGAATCGAAAGCCAGGCTAAGCGTTTTCTCGCTTTCAACAAAGACCAGCGAACCAGCCGTTGCAGATTTGATACTCGCCACCCGCACAATCTCGACTGAGGCCGGGCCGATCAGCTTGGCTCCCAGGGAGGCGGCGATTTTCTCCAGTTTCATGCTGGATCCCGCGTGACGAAGTTCTTTACACACGCCCGGCGTCTACGTAATTGATGCTAGCTAGACTCAGTATAACGGCGACGCGCCCGTAGGACGCGTCTTCCAACGCCGATGCACCCAGAGCCACTGATCCGGATATCTTCGGATGTAGTCCTCGATCACACGAGTGAAGGCTGCGGTGTTGGCCACCACATCTCGCTCATCGTCCCCAGTCTTCACCAACGGGATCGCAGGGTTGAAGTACACACGGTACTTGCGCAGCCGGTCGTCCCAAATCGTGAATGCTGGAACGACCGCAGCATCGGTGCGCAATGCAACCCGCGCGACCCCGCTGGCAGTGCACGCGGGAATCCCAAAGAAGTCGACAAAGACTCCCTGGGGCGGCGTCATGTTCTGATCCATTAACACGCCTACCGTTTCTCCGGCCTTCATAGCCGACAGCAGACCGCGAGCGAAGTCTTGCTTCTCAAACGTTGAGTTACCGTGCATCGTTCGGTAGCGATCAACTAACTGGTTCACGTAAGGGTTGTCGAGCGGGCGCACCACAATCTGCAGAGGATGTCCGTATAGCGCATGCGCAAAGGAACCGATCTCCCAGCCACCCATGTGTGCTGTCAGGAACAACACACCTTTGCCGCGCTTATTAGCAGCATCGAAGGCCTCAAAGCCTTCGTAAGCCGCCAAGGTCGAGATATTTTCGCGGTCGTATCGGGGAAAGCGGCAGAATTCGGAAAGCTGCCGCCCCATTGAGGTGAAAACGCCTCTGAGGATTTTCTTGCGCTGCGCCAGGGTCTTCTCGGGAAATGCCAGCTCCAGATTGCGCTTGCCCACATGGCGTAGCCGACCGTGTATGACATACACGAGCCATGCCAGCGAAATCGCCAAAGCGTGCGAGAAGGACCGTGGCAGCCAGCCAAGGAGCTTTACCAATAGCCATACCAGGGCAAATTCGAGCTTGTGGCGCATGGCCAACGCGGGGACGGTACCATCGGCAGATTTTCAGTGTCAAACCGGATTCCGGCGGGCTCTCTATTTTCCGCCCGAGCCGCCAGCTTGCTTGTTCAGTTGCTCCAAGAAGGGCTGCGAGTCGGCGGTAGGCGTGGCCTCGCCGGTCAGTAGTGTCCGGAAGCGAATCATTCGACCGTAGAACGCCCGCGTGTCGTCCTTATCCTGGGTAAGCACAGCGCCTTTCAGACTGATCCCGGCAAAGACTCCCCGAGCCCGGCTGTAGGTAAGAACCTGAGCGCGCATTTTCCAGTCGGTATCGCCTTCCACATGCCGGCCAACAGGTCCGGCTGCACCGGAGGCGTCTGCACCCAATTCGAATTTGCTGGAAAGCAGGTGCTGCATACCCTGGTCATTCATGATCACCATGATCAAGTCCACCGCTTGCCCGCCGACTTGAAACCCAAAGCTGCCCCCCTTGAGATTGAAGAATGCGGGAGCGCTCCATCCGTGATCGGTACGGCAGCTGGCCACACCTTTTCCATAGTTTCCGCCGAACAAGAAGGCAGCGTTCAGCATCGAGGGAACTACCGCAATGCATTTCGATGATGTGAGGATCTCCTCCGGAATTCCAGCATCGGGAGCATCCATGATTTCTTTGAGCACCGCCGCGGCGGAGTCGATGCGCTCTACAGGCTTATCGCGAGTAACGTCTCCCCATAGCAAGCCTGGAATCAGGAACAAGACCGCGAGCAATGAGCGTTTCATGCCAGCAGAACCTCTTGGTTGGAGTGAACGGACGAAAGGCACAGCTGAATACTAAGGCTAACGGAGACCGCACAACATTGGCTGAGTTGGTTACCCGCACGAAGCGCGCACGACTTTCCGCCAGGGATGAAAGCCTGGATTGCGGAGGCGTTCACTGTGGACGGGAAAAAATGAGGGGTTGAAACCAGTGACCCTCGTTACCGGCTCCAACCCCCGTCTCCCAGGTTCTGTGGTAGGTGCACCGAGTATGCGACAGCCCCGCGAAGTCCTCAAGTTACGCTAGATTAGAAGGAGGTGCGAATTCGGCCAATGTCCGAAGGTAATTTAGTAAGTAACTGTTGGCGGAAACCAGCCGCGGGCCGATATGCCAGCTAATAGGCGGCAGAACCTAAACGCCTTTGTTTGAGAAGATTACTTGCTGGTAACCAGCGAGTGCGTGATGGCATGGACAGAGAGCGCAATACGGTTTTGTACGCCCACTTTGCGCATCAACTTGGCTACGTGCGCCTTGACCGTACGCTCTTCGATGCCCAATACGCTACCGATCTCCTTGTTAGACCTGCCGGCTACCAATAACTCCAGCACCTGCTTTTCGCGATCGGTAAACGTCACACGTCCAGCAGGGAAAATCCTCCCCGGTGAAGATGTGACTCGCTCGATGAACATGGAAAGAACGCGGCGTGGCGCCCAGACCGAACCTTGATGAACGATGCGGATAGCCTGGATGAATTCTTCGGGACTGGCAGCTTCGTCTACGTAGCCCTTGGCCCCACCCGCGAGAGCCTTCAGGATGGCTTCATCATCGGCTCCCGTCCCGGTAACGATGATGCGCAGGTCCGGCCGAGCGGCCTTCAGGCCAGCCATCACATCGAACAGATTCTGCCCGGCCTGGTTGCCTAGGAGGACGATATCGACGTTCGGCAAGGTGGCGATCTGGGCGAGTGCGGCAGAAGACAATTCGAAGTCCGATTCGGAATCAAAGAGCGCGCGAAGACCAATCAGCCGCAGAGGGTCTGTCTCTACGACCGCAATGTGAATCTTGGGTTTCCGTGAGTTGGATGATTTCGTCATGGGTGGGGTCCCCTATCAACTTCGCACAAAGCATAGCTGCATTTGACCGGAGCGGGAATAGGGGAATCGCTTCGTACAATGCCCGAAGGGACACTGGACGCCTGGACAATGGCCAATGGCCGTCCGCTTACCGTCCTCCGGATTGCTCGCTGGCGGCAACTTCTGCTTCTTTTGCGGGTGGAGAATCACGTTCAGATGAAGGCGGGCGCTGGTTGGTGTAGCCATCGCCGTAGCCGATCTGGTAACCCCGGCGGAACGCTTCGCAATATTCAGGGCCGGCACCGGCGTGCCGTGCGTCGAGGATGGAACTGCAGTTCCCAGCCACAGAGCGATAACTGCTTGCCTCGCGACCATCCTGCAGACCCTGCGTGCGGCCGGTGAGGTACCCGGCCATCACCGCTTCATCAAAGCTATGCGAGGGATGAAAATTCATCTGCTGGTGATCCAGCAGATCGCCGGCAGCTCTGCGGACTCCCTCTACTGCACGAAAGCGGCGTCCCGCATAACCATCGAAATAACCGACCCGGAACCCCTCGTGGTATCCGCTGTCAAACATGTGGCGCTCACCATACTCGGGGCGATAGCCTATGCACTTGCGGAATTTTTCCATCGACTTCACTTCGCGGAAATCCCGGTACATCTGGAGATCGGAATCGGCCACGTGGAAGCCTTCTTCGTATCCGTGCATGTAGCCGTGTGCAAACGCGGACTTCTGCAAAAATGCGCTGGCGCGATCAAGCGTGACATGCGCGTCACCTTGCAATTGGCCAAACGCCATTGCCGCGGAAACGAAGGCGAAAGTGAGAAGCAAAAGGAAGGAACGCTGCCCCACAGCACACCCCGTTGCGCCAATCATGCGCTCAATCGAGAAGAAGTCAACTGGAAAGCAAAATTGTTTACATTTCTCAGAATTTTGCAGCGTTTTATGTGCAACGAATTGCAGATAGCTTAGAGAACTGGGCCCAATTCTGTGCCGACGCTGCAAGTACAGCCTGCCACAACTCAATCTGTGTAGTCGGGGCTGTATTGCAGGGGATAGCCAGCGCCGACATCATCCCGCCGGCGGAATTGATCGGCAATCTGTGTAACGGTTGAGTAGATCCTGGCGGCACGTGAGAAGTAGCCGGGTATGAAAACGCTGACCACAGCAAACCCTTTTGGATATTCAGCGGCAAGCACGGCAACGCCAACCGTGGTCAACGCCAGTCCCGCTGTTCGCTTCCCTTTGCAAAGCAGTAATGCCCCAACAGAAAAAGAGCCGATTACCACCGCCTTCTTAAGCGAGGTCATGCTGACGTTCCTCCGCCCTGAATCTCGGAGATATTACACGCAAGTAACGCAGATGCCTATCGCTTGACCTGATATTCAGGGCGTGCCGCGCCAACCGTAGATGCAGTCCTGCTCTCCAGTTACGCCAGACTGCGGAAGGTCGCTGGCCACGAGTTCTCGGCTCGTGTCCTTTAACTCGTTCGTTGCGGAGGTGCGCCGAGCGCTTGCGTGCGGCGGCGCGAACGCATGTATTCCTGCAGGTAGAATCCAACCACTGCTGAACCCAGAGTCCAAAGCAAACTGAGAAACACCGAGATCAAATATTTCGGCAGGGTGGATGCCGCGGCCTTCGATGATGCTGGGGTCGTGCCATATTCCTGACTAAGTTCTGGAAGGTTTTCCCAATTCAGGGCCATCCCCCCATGGGAGCCACAAACAACCTGCAGGTGCGCCTGGGGTTCACGCGCAAATTCCGCATAATTTTCGCGGGTCTGGTTAAAGCTGCCGTTTGGCTCCCAAATATGCACACGCACGCGATGCTGACCGGCAGCAATGCGAATGGTGCGAGAAAAAGCCCCCTGGGCGTGACCGAAGATTCCGAGCCGTTTTTTGGTAATGGAGAGATCGCTGGCCAAAACCAGTCTTTCGTCGACGAAGAGGTTGAGTTTGGCACTACGAAAATTATGTTGCACGCTGAACTGAAGAGTCGCTGACTCAGCGCGTAGCACGAAATACGAGCACAATGTGAACATTACGAAAAGAGTTGCAACCACGCTCAAACGAGTCGCCGAAGACCAACTTCTCCATCTCCGCAGAAGCGCTTCCCTTACCCGGCCTAGGTAGTCTCTTAAATGCATTCCAGGGGTATCCGTACGATTTATAACAGAGCAAACCTCAGCCCTCTGCCAAGTCTCGAAAGTACAGAGGTTGATCAGTAGAGTTCCATGGGAAGACGCCGGGGCACGGCTCGAATGACCTGGCTGCTTGTGGGCCGAGCGCCAAGTCCGTGCCCCAGCGGGTTCGTAGTGCCTGCCGATAGAAAATTCGTGTCAGCAGGGGGAGTGCCCACTCTACTTGAGTTGTCCTTTAGTAACTGCACGTTGATTACCAGCTTTTCCCGACGTAAGTTGTTGGGGAATATGTGAGGGTTGGCAGCCCTCCCGTCATCGGCTGAAACCATTTGCAGTTTATAGGAAGGAAACGGGAACCCGGGATAAGGAGAGAGCCGCAGAAGCTGCGGCTTTCGCGCTTGCTGAAATCATCAAGTAAAGAGTTCCAGCGTAGGCCTTGGATCGGATTGATTTCTGCGTTCCCCAGGAACTCACATGTCGAACTGCTCCTGGTGGAGCGTGGCGTCAGGCTTGACAATAAGGTTGCGCCCGGTAAGTTCCTCCATGTCATTCAACCAACGCCCATTGTCTGCTTTCAGTTCCTTGGCGACTTCCGGGTTCACGCGAAGGATGATAGTGTCCTTCTCCAGGCGCGAAGCCATCTTTCGCAGCTCGGTATAAATCTCATTACATACCGTCTGGGGCGACTTGATGAACCCGCTTCCGGTGCAATATGTACAGGTGACTCCCAGGGTGCGCTCGAGCGACTGCTTTACCCGTTTGCGGGTGATTGCAACCAGTCCAAAATCGTTGAACTGGAGAACCTTAGAGGGCGCGCGATCATTTTTGAGTTCCTCCTCCAGAGCCTGCATCACGCGCTGGCGGTTACGGCGCTCATCCATATCAATGAAATCGATCACGATAATACCGCCCAGATCACGCAGCCGGACCTGGCGCACTATCTCCTTACAGGCATCTACGTTAGTCTTGAAGATGGTGTCTTCCAGGCGCAATGTTTTGCCTACATATTTTCCGGTGTTGATATCGATGGCGACCAAGGCCTCGGTTTGGTTGATGACAATGTAGCCACCGCTCTTCAACCAGACTTTGGGTTTGAGCGCTTTGTTAATCTCCTCCTCGATGCCGAATTGTTCAAACAGCGGCGTCTCCTTGGTGTAGAGCTTGACACGCTTCACCAGTGATGGCTGGAAGCGGTTCACGAAACGAAGAACGCGCTCGTATTCGGCTTCGCTGTCCACCCAGATGGCGGAAAAGTCCGAGGTCACGAGATCGCGCAGGGTGCGCTCCACCAGGTTCAGGTCGTGGTAAATCAGCGCCGGGGCTTTGGAATTGTCCGCGCGCGTACGAATATCGTTCCACAGGCTCTTGAGGAAGCGGATATCGGCACGCAACTCCTGCTCGCTGACATTCGCAGCCGCCGTGCGCACGATGAATCCGCCGTGGCCATTCTCACGTTCGCTGGACACAATCCTCTTCAGCCGCTGCCGCTCCTCGTCAGAGGAAATCTTGCGTGAGACTCCCACATGATTCACGGTCGGCATGTACACAAGGAATCGCCCGGGAAGTGCAATATGGCTGGTAATGCGCGCACCCTTCTTGCCAATTGGCTCCTTGGCGATCTGGATCAGGACCTCCTGGCCCTCCTTGAGGATGTCGCTGATCAACACGGGCTGTCGCTGATTTTCGCGGCGAGCACGGAACCTGCGCCCACCGCGTCGATTGCGTTGGTAACGATCGAATTCAGGGCGTGCGGCAGCGCGCTGCTGGAACGCAGCCGTACCGGCAGGACCGCGAAGTTCTGCCCGCGAAATTTCGTTCTCTTCCCCTACCGTCCCATTCGCAGTGGGATAAACGTCCTGCTCAATCTCCTCGAGCTCGCTCAAGTCGTTTTCGCCCTCGGCACTGTAGCCTCCCAAGATCTCACGCTCCTTGGCTACCTCCTGTACGGCATCTGCAAGTTCGCTGGCCGCTCGAGCCGCACCCGGCTCGAAGGTCTCCTCCTCCAATTCGATGAAATCTTCGCCCTCATCCAGCGACTCCGCGGGATGCGGCAAGTCAGCCTCATCCTCTTCGATCTCCTGTTCTTCAAATGCGCCAGCGGGTGCATTTTCGTAGCTGGGTGCGGGGGCTATCGGCTCTCCCAGCGCTTCGTCATGGGAAGAAATCTGCCGCGCTTCCCACTGCAAAGACGGCTCCTCAGCTGAAGTCCCATAGATCTCAGAGCTATCGCTATCAGCGGCAAGCTCGGGTCCTGGAAACTTCTCTTCGGACTCCTCTGAACGTTGCCCCTCTGCAAGAGTGGGCGGCTGCAATTGCCACTCGGTTGAGGGTTCCGGCGTAATGTCCTCTCCTGCATGAGTGGTCGCCTCCAGCGTGTGGTACTGGGGTTCCTCCGCTCGGCTCCATTCGGATACCGGCGGCTCCGGATGCTGTGCCTCTGCGGTCGCCTCCTTCCGGGCAGCCGCCTCAGCATGGCTGCTTACGGATTCCTGTGAGGGCTCTGCGTGATGAGTTTCAGTTGCAGCTTCCACCCGGTGACCGCGCAATCGCTCGTACTTGGAGATGGACTCGCCAGGAAGAATGATCGGTTCGAACGGGCGATACGACTGTGGACCTCGTGACTCTTGACGTCGTGACTCTTGCCGGCCTTGCTTAGGAATTTCAGAGGAGCTAGATGTTGTCTCGTTTTTGCGGTTGAACTTGGCGAAGGATTCGCCGGGGAGAATGACGGGTTGCTTCTGATGGCGTGAGGACGGCGGCTCTTCGTTACGAATTGCCGGCCGCACGTCTTCCCTGCTCTCCTCGTGGGCTTCCCTCGCCGCTGGGGCTTCAACTTCGCTTTCGGTTTCCTGCGCTGCTTCCGTTTCTTCTTCAGACCGTCGAAATCTTGCCAATGACTCGCCCGGCAAGATCGGAGGCTCGGTTGCTGGCCCACTTCCGGATTCCTGGGCTTCTGGTGCGGTTGGGTGGGCAAACTTGGATTCGGAAAATCCGCGGCTGCGGTTGCGCCGTCCGCGACGCCGGCCGCGCCAGCGTCGCCCTCCTTCGCTCTCGTCGCTGCCATTTTCAGAGCGGGAGGTGTCCTCGACGTCCCTGGCCTCGGCTGAGCTGTCTTCTGCCTCCCCGCGAGCTTCGTTGCGAAGCTCATCGGGCACGGAGGCTCGGGGTTCCGGCTTTACCTCATACGGGCGGGCAACCGGCACTGCTTCACCAGTCTCCTCTTCGTCTTCCACCTCGTAAAAATCGGAGACGTAAAGGAAGGCGTCGCGTTCGAGCCCAATATCCACGAACGCCGATTGCATTCCGGGTAGCACCCGCGTAACTCGGCCCTTGTAGATGGAGCCCGCCAGGGTGTATTCGTTCTCGTGTTCAAAGTAGACCTCTGCGAGTTGATCGTCTTCGA comes from the Terriglobales bacterium genome and includes:
- the lnt gene encoding apolipoprotein N-acyltransferase, with protein sequence MSAVVAKTLKPVGSRRPEPRRPQSLQAIRPTAWLLSLISGVLQVVIFPLPNWTFLCWIAVAPLLIAVLSARRGPQGLMPATAWQAAALAYPNGLIFHIGTCYWVANVMKNYGKLSTPLAMGVMVLMCMVLALSHAAFGLLVALAAGWRGLGTRALLLAPLFWVPLELSRQYAFGFLWNPIGTVLVDNIPLSRIATVTGVWGLSFEILLVNTVFAAAFLGRRDRRIPVLAGTILLCGLLETGAYFQPAKSAASGTARLVQADIPIKDTGWSYEYFQNTLADLTRLSVPHPGEGMAGDPQPDLIIWPETPSPFFDNDPRFRGVLSQVARDAHGYVIAGTLGVLRGEQNTERVSNSASLVAPNGDWVARYSKVRLVPFGEYVPFKFVFGFAHKLTKEVGDFVPGTERMALPVHSYKLGIFICYESVYPNEIRQFADNGANLLVNISNDGWFGHTAAPEQHLRQARMRSVENHRWLLRSTNTGITASIDPYGRVVAQARRDSRLAIDVPYGVETGTTLYTRYGDWFPYLCAIISLGMLFLRPAFRRKVVN
- a CDS encoding dihydrofolate reductase family protein — protein: MRDFEILFDYGEPGPISDAAYAPYGGLGFPEPPSDRPWIYSNFVQSLDGIVSFLGLDASGMAISQSAEDRWLMDLLRANADAVLLGMGTLREETRLGGTESRGPVFRIMNDKLRALRTRLGRGREKNIFVTGSASLEFGKYRVFDGNLVQPIIVTSTSGASRLTAQGYKQVTVIATGEGTLVDLQEMVRILRRDHDVRYLLCEGGPTVYGYMSRAGLIDEKFLTVSPVEVGAIVPPEQPRATWEDATRLCRRPTTFEAPGFTKQNAARWKWLSCRKIGDHEFNRYRRLAVSAES
- the lpxD gene encoding UDP-3-O-(3-hydroxymyristoyl)glucosamine N-acyltransferase codes for the protein MKLEKIAASLGAKLIGPASVEIVRVASIKSATAGSLVFVESEKTLSLAFDSPASAIIAGDFGRQSDGRKPLLIGQQPRLLFAKAAALLEPPRDTVGGIHPTAVVCDQSGLGPGVSIGMYSVIGPGAVLGEGTRIDSGVVIGEGVQLGEGCDIRPNVTIYPGTCLGNRVIVHAGAVLGSDGFGYVRDEGTGKYQKFPQIGRLEIGDDVEIGANSTIDRGALDATVIASGVKIDNLVHIGHNVSVGKNVVIAAQTGVSGSSVIEDNVVVAGQVGIADHVRIEEGVILGAQSGVPSNKIIRGKGILFWGTPARPIREYLKELAVLARLARKK
- a CDS encoding lysophospholipid acyltransferase family protein — translated: MRHKLEFALVWLLVKLLGWLPRSFSHALAISLAWLVYVIHGRLRHVGKRNLELAFPEKTLAQRKKILRGVFTSMGRQLSEFCRFPRYDRENISTLAAYEGFEAFDAANKRGKGVLFLTAHMGGWEIGSFAHALYGHPLQIVVRPLDNPYVNQLVDRYRTMHGNSTFEKQDFARGLLSAMKAGETVGVLMDQNMTPPQGVFVDFFGIPACTASGVARVALRTDAAVVPAFTIWDDRLRKYRVYFNPAIPLVKTGDDERDVVANTAAFTRVIEDYIRRYPDQWLWVHRRWKTRPTGASPLY
- a CDS encoding lipid-binding SYLF domain-containing protein, with the protein product MKRSLLAVLFLIPGLLWGDVTRDKPVERIDSAAAVLKEIMDAPDAGIPEEILTSSKCIAVVPSMLNAAFLFGGNYGKGVASCRTDHGWSAPAFFNLKGGSFGFQVGGQAVDLIMVIMNDQGMQHLLSSKFELGADASGAAGPVGRHVEGDTDWKMRAQVLTYSRARGVFAGISLKGAVLTQDKDDTRAFYGRMIRFRTLLTGEATPTADSQPFLEQLNKQAGGSGGK
- a CDS encoding response regulator transcription factor — encoded protein: MTKSSNSRKPKIHIAVVETDPLRLIGLRALFDSESDFELSSAALAQIATLPNVDIVLLGNQAGQNLFDVMAGLKAARPDLRIIVTGTGADDEAILKALAGGAKGYVDEAASPEEFIQAIRIVHQGSVWAPRRVLSMFIERVTSSPGRIFPAGRVTFTDREKQVLELLVAGRSNKEIGSVLGIEERTVKAHVAKLMRKVGVQNRIALSVHAITHSLVTSK
- a CDS encoding Rne/Rng family ribonuclease, with the translated sequence MTKELYVSSTPHQTKIALVEDDQLAEVYFEHENEYTLAGSIYKGRVTRVLPGMQSAFVDIGLERDAFLYVSDFYEVEDEEETGEAVPVARPYEVKPEPRASVPDELRNEARGEAEDSSAEARDVEDTSRSENGSDESEGGRRWRGRRRGRRNRSRGFSESKFAHPTAPEAQESGSGPATEPPILPGESLARFRRSEEETEAAQETESEVEAPAAREAHEESREDVRPAIRNEEPPSSRHQKQPVILPGESFAKFNRKNETTSSSSEIPKQGRQESRRQESRGPQSYRPFEPIILPGESISKYERLRGHRVEAATETHHAEPSQESVSSHAEAAARKEATAEAQHPEPPVSEWSRAEEPQYHTLEATTHAGEDITPEPSTEWQLQPPTLAEGQRSEESEEKFPGPELAADSDSSEIYGTSAEEPSLQWEARQISSHDEALGEPIAPAPSYENAPAGAFEEQEIEEDEADLPHPAESLDEGEDFIELEEETFEPGAARAASELADAVQEVAKEREILGGYSAEGENDLSELEEIEQDVYPTANGTVGEENEISRAELRGPAGTAAFQQRAAARPEFDRYQRNRRGGRRFRARRENQRQPVLISDILKEGQEVLIQIAKEPIGKKGARITSHIALPGRFLVYMPTVNHVGVSRKISSDEERQRLKRIVSSERENGHGGFIVRTAAANVSEQELRADIRFLKSLWNDIRTRADNSKAPALIYHDLNLVERTLRDLVTSDFSAIWVDSEAEYERVLRFVNRFQPSLVKRVKLYTKETPLFEQFGIEEEINKALKPKVWLKSGGYIVINQTEALVAIDINTGKYVGKTLRLEDTIFKTNVDACKEIVRQVRLRDLGGIIVIDFIDMDERRNRQRVMQALEEELKNDRAPSKVLQFNDFGLVAITRKRVKQSLERTLGVTCTYCTGSGFIKSPQTVCNEIYTELRKMASRLEKDTIILRVNPEVAKELKADNGRWLNDMEELTGRNLIVKPDATLHQEQFDM